A genomic window from Cutibacterium acnes includes:
- a CDS encoding ribose-phosphate diphosphokinase — MSGTTRPNNKHLMICSGRAYPELAEQIAAELGVELVPSRQVTYANSEIYVQFQESVRGCDAFVIQSHSAPVNEAMMEQLIMIDALKRASAKRITVVSPFYPYARQDKKHLGREPISARLMADLYQAAGADRIMSVDLHAAQIQGFFDGPVDHLWALPVLADYVTSKYDNSDMVVVSPDAGRVRLADMWTDKIGCQLAIIHKRRDPNKANETTTHEVVGEVEGKTCLLVDDMVDTAGTMCQAALALKKHGAKRVIAAATHPILSDPAAERINNSPIEELIVTNTLKIRDDIDIPAMTLLSIAPLIAKAIQEVFEDGSVTSLFR, encoded by the coding sequence GTGAGTGGAACCACCCGTCCGAACAACAAGCACCTCATGATTTGCTCAGGACGGGCCTATCCCGAACTTGCTGAGCAGATCGCTGCCGAACTCGGCGTCGAGCTTGTCCCGTCGCGTCAAGTTACGTACGCGAACTCGGAGATCTACGTGCAGTTCCAGGAGTCTGTGCGCGGCTGCGACGCTTTCGTTATCCAATCCCACAGTGCGCCGGTAAACGAGGCCATGATGGAGCAGCTCATCATGATCGACGCGCTCAAGAGGGCTTCGGCTAAGCGCATCACCGTGGTTTCTCCGTTCTATCCCTACGCTCGTCAGGACAAGAAGCATCTGGGTCGCGAGCCCATTTCCGCCCGCCTTATGGCCGATCTTTATCAGGCTGCTGGAGCCGACCGCATCATGTCAGTCGATCTGCACGCCGCCCAGATCCAAGGATTCTTCGACGGCCCTGTCGACCACTTGTGGGCCCTTCCGGTGCTCGCCGACTACGTCACCTCCAAATATGACAATTCTGACATGGTTGTCGTCTCCCCGGACGCCGGCCGGGTGCGCCTGGCTGACATGTGGACCGACAAGATTGGCTGCCAGCTGGCGATCATTCATAAGCGTCGTGATCCGAACAAGGCCAACGAGACAACCACCCATGAGGTTGTCGGTGAGGTTGAGGGTAAGACTTGTTTGCTTGTCGACGACATGGTCGACACTGCGGGCACGATGTGCCAGGCTGCCCTAGCTCTTAAAAAGCATGGCGCCAAGCGGGTTATTGCCGCTGCCACTCACCCGATCCTGTCGGACCCGGCCGCTGAACGGATCAATAACTCGCCCATCGAAGAACTCATCGTCACCAACACTCTCAAGATTCGCGACGATATTGACATTCCTGCCATGACGCTTCTGTCCATCGCCCCGCTTATTGCTAAGGCGATCCAGGAGGTTTTCGAGGACGGGTCTGTGACGAGTCTGTTCCGCTGA
- a CDS encoding 4-(cytidine 5'-diphospho)-2-C-methyl-D-erythritol kinase: MVMMDDPFDLLRPMTVTVRVSAKVNLALGVGGLAPDGFHPLATVFEAICIYDEVAVTRRDDSRITLTVSGEDADQVPTDETNLAWRAVELVREEFASEWGKRGHGADIHIDKSIPVAGGMAGGSADAAGALMAAAALCRLPYSPEELQPLAAQLGSDVPFCLTGGVALGRGRGDRLAPVICRGRHRWVFATSNQGLSTPAVYRRFDELGGTPGGETVPNDLISALTRGDLDAVAASLSNDLQAAAIDLRPELEEVLTVGREVGALTALVSGSGPTCAFLVRDTAGAKKVSAAVSNLPQVHRTRTARGPAAGAQLLPGPVGSFA, encoded by the coding sequence ATGGTGATGATGGACGATCCGTTTGACTTGCTCCGGCCGATGACCGTGACGGTGCGGGTCAGCGCCAAGGTCAATCTGGCGCTCGGGGTTGGTGGCCTTGCGCCCGACGGCTTTCACCCGTTGGCGACTGTCTTCGAAGCTATCTGCATTTACGATGAGGTGGCGGTGACTCGTCGCGACGATTCGCGCATCACCCTCACCGTCTCAGGAGAGGACGCCGATCAGGTCCCTACCGACGAGACGAATTTGGCCTGGCGAGCTGTAGAACTCGTTCGCGAGGAATTCGCTTCAGAATGGGGGAAACGTGGCCATGGCGCCGACATTCACATCGATAAATCGATCCCGGTCGCTGGTGGGATGGCTGGAGGATCAGCTGACGCAGCGGGCGCCCTCATGGCAGCGGCCGCGCTGTGTCGGCTCCCTTACTCCCCCGAGGAATTACAACCGTTGGCTGCTCAGCTTGGCTCCGACGTGCCCTTCTGTCTCACCGGTGGAGTGGCGTTAGGGCGAGGTCGAGGAGACCGTCTTGCGCCAGTGATCTGCCGAGGACGTCATCGCTGGGTGTTCGCGACATCGAATCAGGGACTGTCCACCCCGGCTGTCTACCGACGTTTCGACGAGTTGGGCGGCACCCCTGGGGGAGAAACGGTGCCCAATGACCTCATCTCGGCCTTGACCCGCGGCGATCTTGATGCTGTCGCTGCCAGTTTGAGCAATGACTTACAGGCCGCTGCCATCGACCTTCGGCCCGAACTCGAAGAGGTGTTGACGGTTGGGCGAGAGGTGGGTGCGTTGACCGCTTTGGTTTCTGGATCGGGGCCGACCTGCGCCTTCCTCGTCCGGGACACCGCTGGCGCCAAAAAGGTGAGCGCTGCTGTGTCCAATCTGCCTCAGGTTCATCGCACCCGAACTGCCCGCGGTCCAGCTGCGGGAGCGCAGCTCCTGCCTGGCCCGGTGGGGAGCTTTGCATGA
- a CDS encoding TetR/AcrR family transcriptional regulator, whose amino-acid sequence MTSGQRREQLISVARRLFADNGMAGTSVEEIAATAGVSKPVIYEHFGSKDGLYAVVVDREVRHLQDSLNAAMTRPKQGPKRTLESAVLALLDYIDDRPDGFRIISRDSSVGSATGSYASILSDVASWAEGILAANFDRHGFDVSYSYLYAQALTGMVGMTGQAWLDTREPAKEVVAAHLVDLTFNGLAHLSGSPHLSRHAERESLQSSSS is encoded by the coding sequence ATGACCAGCGGCCAGCGCCGTGAACAGCTCATCAGCGTGGCCCGTCGCCTCTTCGCAGACAATGGCATGGCAGGGACCTCCGTCGAGGAGATCGCCGCTACCGCGGGAGTCTCCAAACCCGTCATCTACGAGCATTTCGGGTCCAAGGATGGGCTGTACGCCGTCGTCGTAGACCGCGAGGTACGCCACCTACAAGATTCCCTCAACGCCGCCATGACCCGCCCAAAGCAAGGCCCGAAACGCACCCTGGAGTCAGCGGTACTGGCCCTGCTGGACTACATCGACGACCGTCCAGACGGTTTTCGGATCATCTCGCGAGACTCCTCGGTCGGTTCAGCCACCGGTTCGTACGCGTCAATTCTCTCCGACGTCGCGTCGTGGGCTGAGGGGATTCTCGCCGCCAACTTTGACCGTCACGGGTTCGATGTCTCGTACTCCTACCTGTACGCCCAGGCCCTCACCGGCATGGTTGGCATGACCGGGCAGGCCTGGCTCGACACCCGTGAACCGGCCAAAGAGGTCGTTGCCGCCCATCTGGTTGATCTGACTTTCAACGGGCTTGCTCATCTGTCGGGCAGCCCACATCTCAGCCGTCACGCCGAAAGAGAAAGCCTTCAGTCCAGTTCCTCTTGA
- a CDS encoding MarR family winged helix-turn-helix transcriptional regulator, translated as MTRPLHQNAVHQNSPRKDAVDGIIAAWARERPDLPVEVMEVWSRVTRLARRLDRDRAKAFSQWDLEGWEFDVLAALRRSGEPYQLSPGQLLNELEVASGTMTNRITRLSNRGLVRRLPHPKDGRGVIVELTDEGRDRVDGALAALLESEGRLFDSMDAQVVEQVGQGLRAVLARQEELD; from the coding sequence ATGACGAGGCCGCTACATCAGAACGCTGTGCACCAGAATTCGCCACGGAAGGACGCGGTCGACGGCATCATTGCGGCGTGGGCTAGGGAGCGTCCTGACTTGCCCGTCGAGGTAATGGAGGTGTGGTCGCGCGTCACGAGGCTCGCCCGCCGCTTGGATCGTGACCGCGCCAAAGCGTTCTCCCAATGGGACCTTGAGGGCTGGGAATTCGACGTGCTAGCAGCGCTACGACGCTCTGGTGAGCCCTATCAACTCAGCCCGGGTCAGCTCCTTAACGAGCTCGAGGTGGCATCGGGGACGATGACTAACCGCATTACAAGGCTGTCAAATCGCGGTCTGGTGCGTCGTCTTCCCCATCCCAAGGACGGGCGCGGGGTCATCGTCGAACTTACCGATGAGGGGCGCGATCGGGTCGATGGAGCCCTGGCAGCCCTGTTGGAGTCCGAGGGACGTTTGTTCGACTCGATGGATGCCCAGGTCGTCGAACAGGTGGGTCAAGGTTTACGTGCCGTGCTGGCCCGTCAAGAGGAACTGGACTGA
- the rsmA gene encoding 16S rRNA (adenine(1518)-N(6)/adenine(1519)-N(6))-dimethyltransferase RsmA gives MSETGLLNPASIRRIADQIGLRPTKTRGQNFVHDANTVRRIVSLAQVGAADRVIEVGPGLGSLTLGLLETGAEVVAIEIDEVLANQLPGTVAERMPGAAERLEVVLSDALDVKVIPGAEPTALVANLPYNVAVPVLLHMLAICPQWSTGVVMVQSEVADRLVAAPGSKIYGVPSAKLAWYAEAIRVGNVPPTVFWPVPNVDSGLVRITRRRPPHVDGRDPRVTRSQVFRVVDAAFASRRKMLRSALAGLCGGSMAASELITAAGIDPTARGEALDIGDLARVVEALAQAGALSDSGQV, from the coding sequence GTGAGTGAAACCGGCCTGCTCAACCCGGCGTCGATCCGGCGCATTGCTGACCAGATCGGTCTGCGACCGACAAAGACTCGCGGGCAAAATTTCGTCCACGACGCTAACACGGTGCGCCGGATAGTTTCCCTGGCGCAGGTGGGCGCCGCAGACCGAGTTATCGAAGTCGGCCCCGGGCTGGGTTCGCTCACCTTGGGGCTGTTGGAGACCGGCGCGGAGGTCGTTGCCATCGAGATTGACGAGGTGTTGGCCAACCAGCTTCCCGGTACCGTCGCTGAACGAATGCCGGGTGCTGCCGAGAGGTTGGAAGTCGTCCTGTCCGACGCCCTTGACGTCAAGGTCATCCCCGGTGCGGAACCCACCGCCTTGGTGGCGAACTTGCCGTATAATGTTGCGGTTCCGGTGCTGTTGCACATGCTGGCAATATGTCCGCAGTGGAGCACCGGCGTCGTCATGGTGCAGTCGGAGGTGGCCGACCGACTGGTAGCCGCTCCCGGCTCTAAGATCTATGGGGTTCCAAGCGCCAAACTGGCATGGTATGCCGAGGCGATTCGGGTCGGTAACGTTCCCCCGACGGTCTTCTGGCCAGTGCCCAATGTGGATTCCGGGTTGGTCCGGATTACGAGACGGCGTCCTCCCCACGTCGACGGGCGGGACCCGCGCGTCACCCGTTCCCAAGTCTTCCGCGTTGTCGACGCCGCTTTCGCCTCTCGCCGCAAAATGCTGCGCTCGGCCCTGGCCGGGTTATGCGGTGGTTCAATGGCGGCTTCCGAGCTCATTACCGCTGCTGGAATTGACCCGACGGCGCGTGGCGAAGCCCTCGATATTGGCGATCTGGCCCGCGTTGTAGAGGCCCTAGCCCAAGCTGGTGCTCTCAGCGATTCGGGTCAGGTGTGA
- the pth gene encoding aminoacyl-tRNA hydrolase, with protein sequence MSPSWLVIGLGNPGPRYDGTRHNVGADVIAELCRRAGEKLSPARGQRAELVRTRLSSAGLGVPAVDAQTVILMRSRTYMNESGIAVSKVASFAGITPDHLIVVHDEIDLDPGRLRLKKGGGDNGHNGLKSIRAHLRTGDFIRVRLGVGRPPGHQDPADWVLARVPARQRAEMGVQVALAADAVESIIIQGLAAAQNRFNS encoded by the coding sequence GTGAGCCCATCGTGGCTCGTGATTGGGCTCGGCAATCCGGGCCCACGTTATGACGGCACCCGACACAATGTCGGGGCAGACGTCATAGCCGAGTTATGCCGTCGGGCTGGCGAGAAGCTCTCGCCGGCCCGCGGCCAACGGGCGGAACTCGTTCGCACCCGCTTGAGTTCGGCCGGTCTGGGCGTACCGGCTGTGGATGCCCAGACCGTTATCCTGATGCGCAGCCGCACGTATATGAACGAGTCGGGGATCGCCGTCAGCAAGGTCGCGAGCTTTGCCGGAATCACCCCTGATCATCTCATCGTCGTTCATGACGAAATTGATCTTGATCCGGGTCGGCTACGCCTCAAAAAGGGAGGCGGAGATAATGGCCATAATGGACTGAAATCCATTCGAGCCCACTTACGCACCGGTGATTTCATTCGGGTGAGATTAGGCGTTGGGCGTCCCCCAGGTCATCAAGATCCGGCTGACTGGGTGCTGGCCCGGGTGCCTGCCAGGCAGCGCGCTGAGATGGGTGTTCAGGTGGCCTTGGCCGCCGACGCCGTCGAGTCGATCATTATCCAAGGGCTGGCTGCGGCCCAGAACCGTTTCAATTCCTGA
- a CDS encoding TatD family hydrolase produces MNEAIREVLGEAGAPPLPEPLAGSIVDSHTHLDTVQDVVGIEPAISLAAAREVGVTRIAQIGCDVAGSEFAEELARTHKNVIAAVAIHPNDAARLGREKIGDALKRIDELASVGNHVRAIGETGIDHFGTTDADGQALQREVFAAHIAMAHAHDLTLAIHMRDARNGGEGDEPPSGRQAHDDVVDVLNSEGWPDRIIMHCYSGDADLARICLDHGAYLSFSGTITFNSAGPQRDALAIAPDNRILVETDAPFLTPAPRRGKRNGPYLLPHTARFIAKQRGWDELRVCQQLTENAFAAYGGAW; encoded by the coding sequence GTGAACGAAGCCATTCGTGAGGTGCTGGGCGAGGCCGGAGCACCACCCCTGCCCGAGCCGCTGGCGGGCTCCATTGTGGACTCTCACACTCACTTGGACACCGTGCAGGACGTTGTCGGCATCGAACCCGCTATTAGTTTGGCGGCCGCCCGTGAGGTCGGGGTGACCCGCATCGCTCAAATTGGGTGTGACGTCGCGGGGTCCGAGTTCGCCGAGGAGTTGGCGCGGACGCACAAGAACGTCATCGCTGCGGTCGCCATCCATCCCAACGACGCTGCCCGTCTCGGCAGGGAAAAGATTGGTGATGCCTTGAAACGGATTGACGAGCTCGCCAGCGTCGGCAACCACGTCCGTGCTATCGGTGAGACCGGTATTGACCATTTCGGCACTACCGATGCCGACGGACAGGCTTTGCAGCGCGAGGTCTTTGCCGCCCATATCGCTATGGCCCACGCCCATGATCTCACCTTGGCAATCCACATGCGCGACGCCCGTAATGGCGGTGAGGGTGACGAGCCGCCCTCTGGTCGTCAGGCTCACGATGACGTTGTTGACGTCCTTAACTCAGAAGGTTGGCCCGATCGGATTATCATGCACTGCTACTCCGGTGATGCTGACCTGGCCCGGATCTGCTTGGACCATGGGGCCTACCTGTCGTTTTCAGGGACCATCACCTTCAACTCAGCCGGTCCGCAACGCGACGCACTGGCGATCGCGCCAGACAATCGCATCCTCGTAGAGACTGACGCGCCCTTCCTAACTCCCGCCCCGCGCCGGGGCAAGCGCAACGGGCCATACTTGTTGCCTCACACTGCACGCTTCATCGCGAAACAGCGGGGGTGGGATGAACTCCGTGTCTGTCAACAACTAACCGAGAACGCCTTTGCCGCGTATGGAGGTGCCTGGTGA
- a CDS encoding dolichyl-phosphate-mannose--protein mannosyltransferase — MTDEYTSWIITALITTVAFVLRVWNVGFPNSLVFDETYYPKDAWTMLHQGYEATWPDAAKANADIVRGITNTWTPDAEFVVHPPVGKWLIATGEQLFGFNSFGWRFSSVVFGSLLVLMTIRLARRLSRSTMVGAIAGILLTLDGLAFVMSRIGLLDIFQAFFLVAGVSAVAADRDWFRHRLADHLRTIGNPHLNGDFGPALGWRPWRLVAGIMFGLACGTKWNSMFVLATMGIVSVIWDWSARRLAGAGTKAWWSFLRDGVPAFVYLVVVALLTYLATWAKWLVTYPHMVFGKSWAGPAPSPGLSKVVGKPLAALWEYHRQIYDFHTGSYMMTQTHVYASNPSGWLVIQRPLGVDAVNGIKPGQQGCKAVGDTCLRVISATGTPVLWWFAAIALVAAVIWWIFARDWRFTLPIVAMMSTWIPWFRYDDRPLFFFYAICIIPFTVTILAIWLGQILGPAKASSRRRIGAIVVGTVMALVAADFAFIYPILTDGLMTRKAWLARMWFHSWI; from the coding sequence ATGACCGACGAGTACACGAGCTGGATCATCACGGCCCTTATCACCACCGTGGCATTCGTGCTGCGCGTATGGAACGTCGGATTCCCCAACAGTCTCGTCTTCGATGAGACCTACTACCCCAAGGACGCCTGGACGATGCTCCATCAAGGGTACGAGGCCACTTGGCCCGACGCCGCCAAGGCCAATGCCGATATCGTCCGTGGGATCACGAATACCTGGACTCCAGACGCCGAGTTCGTCGTCCATCCACCAGTCGGCAAATGGCTCATCGCGACCGGGGAGCAGTTGTTCGGATTTAACTCCTTTGGATGGCGGTTCAGCTCGGTGGTCTTTGGATCACTCCTCGTCCTCATGACGATCCGGCTGGCTCGACGTCTCTCCCGTTCAACCATGGTGGGCGCCATTGCCGGTATCTTGCTCACGCTCGACGGCTTGGCCTTCGTCATGAGTCGGATTGGACTGCTCGACATTTTCCAGGCCTTCTTCTTGGTGGCAGGTGTATCCGCGGTAGCGGCCGACCGAGACTGGTTCCGTCACCGACTAGCTGATCATTTGCGCACCATAGGTAACCCACATCTCAATGGGGATTTCGGCCCCGCTCTGGGGTGGCGACCCTGGCGTCTGGTCGCAGGCATCATGTTCGGGCTGGCTTGTGGCACGAAGTGGAACTCCATGTTCGTGCTAGCAACCATGGGTATCGTCTCTGTCATCTGGGACTGGTCGGCGCGTCGTCTAGCCGGCGCCGGGACGAAAGCGTGGTGGTCCTTCCTTCGCGACGGGGTGCCGGCTTTTGTGTACCTCGTCGTCGTTGCGCTGTTGACATACCTCGCCACCTGGGCGAAGTGGTTGGTCACCTACCCGCACATGGTTTTCGGTAAGTCGTGGGCTGGCCCCGCCCCCAGCCCAGGCCTGTCGAAGGTAGTTGGGAAACCATTGGCCGCGCTGTGGGAGTACCACCGACAGATTTACGACTTTCACACCGGTTCGTACATGATGACGCAAACTCACGTCTATGCCTCGAATCCGTCGGGATGGCTGGTGATCCAGCGTCCACTGGGCGTCGACGCCGTCAACGGCATCAAGCCCGGCCAGCAAGGTTGCAAGGCCGTCGGCGATACTTGCTTGCGCGTCATCTCTGCCACCGGGACCCCGGTACTGTGGTGGTTCGCGGCCATCGCCCTGGTGGCTGCGGTGATCTGGTGGATCTTCGCCCGTGACTGGCGATTCACCTTGCCCATTGTCGCCATGATGTCGACGTGGATCCCGTGGTTCCGTTACGACGACCGCCCGTTGTTCTTCTTCTACGCGATCTGCATCATCCCGTTCACCGTGACGATCCTGGCTATCTGGCTCGGTCAGATCCTCGGACCCGCTAAAGCCAGCAGCCGACGACGCATCGGTGCGATCGTCGTCGGGACGGTTATGGCTCTGGTCGCCGCCGACTTTGCTTTCATCTATCCGATCCTCACCGACGGTCTCATGACCCGAAAGGCATGGCTGGCAAGAATGTGGTTCCACTCCTGGATCTAA
- the glmU gene encoding bifunctional UDP-N-acetylglucosamine diphosphorylase/glucosamine-1-phosphate N-acetyltransferase GlmU codes for MTPSPSTDRAEIDGVAAVIVLAAGGGTRMKSTKSKLLHEVAGRPMLSWAIGAARGLNPEHLVVVVGHRREQVEAHLAEDAPDVTTAVQAEQKGTGHAVACGLEGLDELHGEVVVTYGDVPMLTGETLQRMVEVHRERRNLVTVLTAEVEDPTGYGRILRGGEAVVGIVEHKDADEAQRAVREINSGIYVFDAEALREGVSKLSNDNVQGEYYLTDVVTMAADGTVEVPGRGRVGAFRIDDVWQTEGVNDRVQLARMNAEVNRRIVTGWMRAGVTIIDPTSTWIQPDVDLANDVTLYPGVFLNGATTIGAGATVGPDVTVTDSEIREEATVTRSEVTLAVVGEGVRVGPFSNIRPGSVLDRDAKVGAFVETKNTHIGTEAAIPHMAYVGDSEVTAGSSIVAGSVLSRECAAPATVSDITSDSQDDTLNPEADQ; via the coding sequence GTGACGCCGAGCCCGTCCACTGACCGAGCCGAGATCGACGGAGTGGCTGCCGTCATCGTGTTAGCCGCCGGCGGCGGGACTCGCATGAAGTCGACGAAGTCTAAGCTGCTGCACGAGGTTGCTGGTCGGCCAATGTTGTCGTGGGCGATCGGAGCGGCTCGCGGACTTAACCCGGAACATCTCGTCGTGGTCGTGGGTCACCGTCGCGAGCAGGTAGAGGCCCATCTCGCTGAGGACGCCCCCGACGTCACCACCGCGGTCCAGGCAGAGCAAAAAGGCACTGGGCACGCCGTCGCATGCGGGCTCGAGGGATTGGACGAGCTTCACGGTGAGGTCGTCGTCACCTACGGCGACGTCCCTATGCTTACCGGTGAGACCCTTCAGCGGATGGTTGAGGTGCACCGCGAGCGCCGCAATCTTGTTACCGTTCTTACGGCCGAGGTAGAGGACCCCACGGGTTACGGACGAATCCTGCGAGGGGGAGAGGCTGTTGTAGGAATCGTCGAGCATAAAGACGCCGATGAGGCCCAGCGAGCCGTTCGCGAGATCAATTCCGGTATTTATGTTTTCGATGCCGAAGCTTTGCGCGAGGGCGTCTCCAAGCTTTCTAACGACAACGTTCAGGGTGAGTATTACCTCACCGACGTCGTCACCATGGCTGCTGACGGCACTGTCGAGGTTCCTGGCCGCGGTCGCGTGGGCGCCTTCCGTATCGACGACGTGTGGCAAACCGAGGGGGTTAACGACCGGGTCCAGCTGGCCCGCATGAACGCCGAGGTTAATCGCCGTATCGTCACTGGATGGATGCGTGCTGGGGTTACCATCATTGATCCCACTTCGACATGGATCCAGCCGGATGTTGACCTCGCTAATGACGTCACTTTATATCCCGGGGTATTCCTCAACGGGGCTACCACCATTGGAGCTGGGGCCACGGTTGGCCCGGACGTTACTGTCACCGACTCCGAGATTCGTGAGGAAGCCACCGTCACCCGTTCCGAGGTCACCCTCGCGGTCGTCGGTGAGGGGGTGCGGGTTGGCCCGTTCTCCAACATCCGTCCTGGTTCCGTACTCGACCGTGACGCCAAAGTCGGAGCCTTTGTTGAAACCAAGAACACCCACATCGGAACCGAAGCGGCCATCCCCCACATGGCCTACGTTGGCGATTCCGAGGTGACTGCAGGATCCTCCATTGTTGCCGGATCCGTCCTTTCCCGGGAGTGCGCCGCTCCCGCCACCGTCTCGGACATCACGTCCGACAGCCAAGACGACACCCTGAACCCGGAGGCTGACCAGTGA
- a CDS encoding 50S ribosomal protein L25/general stress protein Ctc, producing MADIIHLKAEQRTEFGKGAARRIRRDDKVPAVMYGHDHDPIHVTLDGHATLLALRTENPLLSIEIEGQKPMLALPKDVQRDVLKGFVRHVDLLTVRRGEKVDVNVALRITGESAPGTIAMTEFNEIEVQADLLNIPEVIEIDVTGLEAGTTIYLGDLKLPEGTSLLGDAEDVAATVAFPETEPVEDEESAGEDAQGESEEKAAKE from the coding sequence ATGGCAGACATCATTCACCTCAAGGCAGAGCAGCGTACCGAGTTCGGTAAGGGCGCCGCGCGTCGTATCCGGCGTGATGACAAGGTTCCCGCCGTGATGTACGGCCACGATCACGATCCGATCCACGTGACCCTTGACGGCCACGCCACGTTGCTGGCTCTGCGTACCGAGAATCCGCTGCTCTCGATTGAGATCGAGGGCCAGAAACCTATGCTCGCTCTGCCGAAGGACGTTCAGCGCGACGTCCTTAAGGGATTTGTCCGCCACGTCGACCTGCTGACTGTGCGTCGTGGCGAGAAGGTTGACGTGAATGTCGCCCTGCGCATCACCGGTGAGTCTGCCCCCGGCACCATCGCTATGACCGAGTTCAATGAGATCGAGGTCCAGGCTGACCTCCTCAATATCCCCGAGGTTATTGAGATCGACGTCACCGGTCTTGAGGCCGGCACGACTATTTACCTTGGCGACCTCAAGCTCCCCGAGGGCACTAGCCTGCTAGGCGATGCAGAGGATGTTGCTGCCACTGTCGCCTTCCCGGAGACTGAGCCCGTTGAAGATGAAGAGTCCGCGGGGGAGGACGCTCAGGGCGAGTCCGAGGAGAAGGCTGCGAAAGAGTGA
- the rsmI gene encoding 16S rRNA (cytidine(1402)-2'-O)-methyltransferase → MSKTQPGRVILAGTPIGDRRSASPALIETLRDARVIAAEDTRRLRDLLRRLGVESSARVVSYFEGNESARTPELINCLRDGDDVVVVTDAGMPSVSDPGYRLVTAAIEHGIVVTSVPGPTAVTTALAISGLPTDRFCFEGFLPRKPGERRRRLAELAQEPRTTVLYEAPHRLADLLDDAADALGTDRRAAVCRELTKTYEEVRRGGLGELAEWAREHARGEITIVIEGAPGTVVGIDEAAEMVAELTADGIKRSKAVAQVARATGVDRHDLYDAAQNALTTDKEES, encoded by the coding sequence GTGAGTAAGACACAGCCGGGACGAGTTATCCTGGCGGGCACCCCGATTGGCGACCGTCGTAGCGCCTCGCCCGCCCTTATCGAGACCTTGCGGGATGCCCGCGTCATTGCCGCTGAGGATACCCGTCGGCTGCGTGACCTGCTGCGCCGCCTCGGCGTCGAGAGCTCCGCCCGCGTTGTGTCTTACTTTGAAGGCAACGAGTCTGCCCGCACACCCGAACTCATCAACTGCCTCCGTGATGGCGACGACGTCGTGGTGGTTACTGATGCCGGGATGCCTTCGGTTTCAGACCCGGGGTACCGACTTGTCACCGCGGCCATTGAGCACGGCATTGTCGTCACCTCAGTGCCTGGGCCCACCGCCGTCACGACGGCCCTAGCCATCTCCGGGCTACCCACTGACCGGTTCTGCTTCGAGGGATTTCTGCCGCGCAAACCGGGAGAGAGGCGTCGTCGTCTGGCCGAACTGGCTCAGGAGCCACGCACCACCGTCCTGTATGAGGCCCCCCACCGACTCGCTGATCTTCTTGATGACGCCGCTGATGCCCTCGGCACCGACCGACGGGCCGCGGTGTGCCGGGAGCTGACGAAGACCTACGAGGAGGTTCGCCGCGGCGGTTTGGGCGAGTTGGCCGAGTGGGCCCGCGAGCACGCCCGTGGGGAGATCACGATTGTCATCGAGGGGGCCCCGGGCACCGTCGTCGGCATTGACGAGGCCGCTGAGATGGTTGCAGAGCTCACCGCCGACGGCATCAAGCGCTCTAAAGCTGTCGCCCAGGTGGCCCGCGCCACCGGAGTCGACCGCCACGATCTCTACGACGCCGCGCAGAACGCCTTGACCACTGACAAGGAGGAATCGTGA